In Schistocerca cancellata isolate TAMUIC-IGC-003103 chromosome 7, iqSchCanc2.1, whole genome shotgun sequence, a genomic segment contains:
- the LOC126092065 gene encoding von Hippel-Lindau disease tumor suppressor, which yields MADEEKVLRSLKATNSAFLRFINSTERKVDVVWMNYQGQHVKFKTLLPGTFFDANTYESHPWLFIDADTRDRLVVKSKDVYLPEPWFKQYERIPIPIAALPMRIERTKVYITIPVFPLRQRALQIVRDMLQRPEDAFKLEIPTTLQKQLARMVRECSQTRLNCNPP from the coding sequence ATGGCGGATGAGGAGAAGGTCCTCAGATCTTTGAAAGCCACAAACAGTGCTTTTCTTAGGTTCATTAACAGCACTGAACGCAAAGTTGATGTTGTGTGGATGAACTACCAGGGTCAACATGTGAAGTTCAAAACCCTATTACCAGGCACGTTCTTCGATGCAAACACTTACGAGTCACATCCGTGGCTTTTCATTGATGCAGATACTCGTGACAGACTAGTTGTAAAATCAAAAGATGTGTATTTACCAGAACCATGGTTCAAACAGTATGAAAGGATACCCATTCCTATAGCTGCATTGCCCATGAGGATTGAAAGAACCAAAGTATACATTACAATACCTGTCTTTCCTCTGCGACAGAGGGCTCTTCAGATTGTAAGAGATATGCTTCAGAGGCCAGAAGATGCTTTCAAGCTTGAAATTCCAACAACACTGCAGAAGCAGCTGGCAAGAATGGTTAGGGAGTGTTCACAAACACGCTTGAATTGCAACCCACCATAA